Genomic window (Kwoniella dendrophila CBS 6074 chromosome 1, complete sequence):
GtacttgaaggtgatttacgTTTATATAATGAAGTCGATGCACATCCTGCTACAACATCAAGATTTCTGTTTCCAGTAAGctaaaataaatcaaatcaagcGGTATCAGTATATACGTTCTCCCTGTAGCCTATTGTCTACAATCAAATACGAGTGAAAACAGTTGATCACTCACAGCTCTTCCAAGTGCAATTATACTAGCAGCATGAGCGAAAATGACCACGCTTTTAACTTCAGGAAACAAAGCCTCAATTTTACTTGTCCAACTTTCGATAAATAAATCTGCTCTTTCATGTAAATCTATCAAGGAttcaccttttcttgaaGGGAATACAGTTGAAGAataatttaaatcaattgaatttgatgggAAATATTTCGAAAGGTTTTGTGGTGAACCTGGACGTGGATGTAACcctgttgaaggtattaTAGGAGAGTACCTGGATGTGGAAGGAGAACATATCTTTAGATAAGTTTTGAACAATCGAAGAAGGGTTCCAGGTAATAGTATAAGTTGGACTCACCATTCTTGAACACCATGTTCTAACATTATTCCTTTCCcctttttatcttcttcagttaaaCCTAATTGTTTTGctgtaggtaaagaagtttcTATACATCTATAAAATGGACTTGAAAATACTAATTCTGGTATAGGATATGGATGAGTTTGATTTGTATTCGATAAAAATGAGGCGAGATGTTCTGCTTGTTCATGTCCATATACTGCTAGCTATTAATCGAAATgtcaatattgatattagTGTACTTATCTGCCAAAATTCCAACCTCAAGGGTACACGACATAAGTAATAATCATGGATTATATGATACTCACAGGTGGATCTCTGTTCATACCGGTTGGCGAAgttttgatatttggatctatccaatttgatctaaaatACATTTCACGATGATAAGTGAATCAGTAAAATTAGTTTGATTTCTATTTCATTGAAGAGCTTGAATAGGTTTCAAGGCATATCCAACTCTACGTATCGGATTACCTTTCtagaaagagatgaaatcTTACCTGAATCCATGTCTACAGACGTATATGTATTCTAACATATTCAACAGTTATGAATAAATGTGAAAGAGTTCCGCTTGATCCAGTAAATGCTATGTTAACGTATAACATAAATTATCTGGCAAATTGGTTGATTGGTTGAGCCAGCTTGTTCGTTTATGAGGATCTCAACTTGCGATTGTATAATCTATGATAATGCTGAATCCTGTTGTAGTCCAATTGTgaataaagttgattgatacTTCATCTCTTCAATGCGGTCGGTTTTACCGTTTGTTTCAACATATTTCATGTTCAACTTTGATACTACCATTTCGTCATTGCATCACATCGACATTTCGGTTCACCCGCCCGAGCGGTCCTCCGCTTTCACTTGTTCAGGGTAACTCGACTTTGAACTTTCTACTTTCTACTTCAAAGCCGACAGATGGAGTACGAGAGAGATGCAATCATGGTCAACTGTTCGAAAATATGATCAAGTATGTCCGAGCAGAGAGAAGGAGATGTCATAGAACGATAAAGCAGAACCCAGTATTGTCAATCAAGCTAAACTGAGCTGAGCAGTTACTGGTCAGGAAAGATCTGTTTGCTCTGATATATACAAATCTAATAAAAGAGAAATCGCTCTCCTAACCAAACACACAGATGCAAACAGAAAAAGATTGTATGTCATGCGTGCATAAGAAACACCCCCTTTTATtggaaaaaagagaaagaatcaTCCCTCCTAAACTACAAAAACCCAATActaaattaccaaatttcTGTCCAACTTATAATGTAAAACATAGTTTAGTAACCGAATTGAGCGAgtttatcatctttagcaACTGAAGCATCGGCTTTAGCTCTAAGTTTAAGGGCGGCTTGCTGTAAAAGGGAAAAGGATTAACTGTCAGCACATGTTCTACGTTTCTCATCAATATAATCGATTGTATCGAATTGATGGAACGGGGTGTTTGTAGTTGAATGGAGAGAAGAGATGTATTATGACAACTCATTTCTCCGTTCAAATGATACAACCGCTCCTTCACTCCGTTAAAATCATAGAAaccaaaactcacttttcttTCGAAATAAGCTTGACctttaacttttcttttctcttcaagtctatcaacaacatctttGTAGTTCCATCCAACTTCAGCAGAAATTCTTTTAAGAGTACAGAATTTTCTTCCTGGTTTAAGTCTTAAAACTCTTAAAGCAGCTGGTACAACCATTTTCTTTACTTTATCTTGAGCTGGTGGTACACCTTCGAATAATTCTAATCTTTTTAATGCAGCTGCACCTCGAGATGTTTTGTGTGGTACCATACCTCTAATAGCTTTGAATAAGATTCTTGAAGGTGCTCGGAAATGGAATGGACCAGATTTTTTTGGGTTAACGATGTGTCGTTCTGTGGgaagagaagagaatggTATTGAGTTCATCAGTGATAATCCTTATAATCAATCTGAATATCTCTACATCTcctattttttttttctcattCTACATTAGTACTTGTACAATGTCCACCGCCTTTTATTCACAACTATGCCGTTTTAACCTGTATAACACAAAATTACAACCCAATACTCACTGTGTAAGTAGTTGTGGTACTTCAACTTGTTTCTGAAGAAAGAACCTGAAGCGTTGATTTCTTCACATCGAACAACGGTGACCTTTTGGCCGGAAAGGATCTGTTTGTAATTGACCAGAACAAGTTGTTTGACAATGACGAATGATATTGACGTAAAATTTTATGGTTTATATTGGATAGTTAATATCATTGGGTTTTTGAcgaaatttgataatatcgataatgAACAGATGGAAGGGAAAAGAAATCACATCGTCAGCATGGTTCTCTCTGATATCACAACCTGTGTTCATCATCTTAACCATATATCCCATCTCCAATACTCCTTCTCCTTTAACGATGTTTTCCGAATTCGAAACAGTAGTTTCGCTTCTTTCAATTATTTCTATTATTACACTCATCTAATAGCGTGAATCTGCTAATACGCAATTTATCGATAATCCAATGACAATATCCCTTCCTCGTTATGTATATCCTAGTCAAATTCCAAATAACCCAAAAACTATAAACTAACCTGCTTAGAGATAACTGAAGCGAGACGACCTAAAAGGTGGCCTTTTCCGTCAATGACGATAGGTTGGGCGGAGAAGTTAGACATCTGTTGTCGTATTGTATTGGTGTAAAAAGGTATGTTGTATATTGTGAAAGTGATGTTATGTGTTGacaaatttgatgataagCCAAGTTGATGATAGAGTAATGAAGGTATCGATAGATCAGTATAAATCCTTCgcttctaattctaatatTACTGATGGTGAGCTTACCTTGATAACACGCCCTTTTAAATTAACTTGAGGTCtaagaagaacaaaaaacCTTTTTTCCTTGGacttgatgatttttgaCTAATTTGTGAAAATCCAAACCTCCAATCCCACAGCACTGCCAGCAGCAGACAACGGTGAGCAGGGCAGCAAGGACtagcagaagcagaagcagcaACAGTAAGCAAGCAGAGGTCAAAGGTCAGACACAAAGTCAGGCTGAGAGCCAAAGGCAGAGAGGTAGGTATCGTATCGTACAAACATTACACCATACAAGCGACTAGACCTTCTGCCATGCAGCATACACTATACACTACACAGAGCAATAATAAGGATGAGATGCCACTGTACGCACCAATAGCTGAATATGGCACATCTTTCCGCGCAAGCAGTTTCGGCGATAACCCCTTTTCCTTAACACCGATGATTTCGAGTCGGCGTATGGAGCGCGTTTGGTTGTACATGACATTGGATCTTTCAGTATCTCGATCATTAAGTGCATATAAACTTGTGCATATTCAATCACAAATCTACATATCTACATATCTACATACaaacatacatacatacatacatacatacatacatacatacatacatacatacatacatacatacatacatacatacatacatacatacatacatacatacatacatacatacatacatacatacatacatacatacatacatacatacatacatatcGTACATTGCCAGCAGTTCCATCTCATATGGATAGAATCAACAGAGCCTAAAATATTCAATTACATTTTGATGTAGCTCACAAAGTTGATCTCTTAGCCGTTCCACCTAACTATATACTACCAAACATAGCATTAAGCTGATTGAACTCGTTGGACCATCATTTCAACTCGTACACTTTATACGAGGCTGACTTCTGATCTATCACTTATTTGATACGTATTCGTAAGCAAAGTCCTTTTATGCACGACAATAATCGGGGAAAACGTTCAGTCTCCCATATTTAAGTAAGATTGCTTCATTGTATGTAATTGAGCAGCAAGGACAAATACTGCCAGCTCATTCGCTTGCAATATTACTATGTTTCAGCCTCGAAATATTTTGAGTTGCCATGAATTAAAGGTCATTACACCTGAGGCATCGTAGAAACATGATAAAGTTGGATAGCTTGCACGTCGTTGACTATATTCCACACTCATAGTTTGCTATGGTGTTGAAGCTATCAGATATATACAGTCTTTATCGATCTAAGCTGAGATGAGCTGATAATGGCTGAAATAACCATCGTACAGATGCTAGTGAATTACTCTGTAAGGAAGACTCCTCAAAGTGGACATAAGGTTATCATTGTGAATGAACCTGGAAATGacatatcaatttcaataaaatAACTACAGTTGTATTGtagctttatcagattttATTCGGTTCGGGATATTTAAGCATACGTAAAAACATCCGTTAAATAGCGTAATTCCCACCCGGCATCTTTGGGTTCCTTTTCACCAaactttgattttgtggTTACTCCTCTACCGACTACTATCGTATCTTGATGCATGCCTTCGCGTTCAACGAAAGATGATGTATGGTGTCTTGGTAGCCTGATCAGCTACATTAGTATCGTATAGCGGTACATCCTACTGCACATGGATCAACCTGTCAGCATAGTATAGATAAGAATAATGATCGCTGGGTGTATGTAGAATACAGATCTTATTTAGCCAAAGCCAAGTTACCGTTTgacctttttttttcttttctgccGATAAAAGGAGAATATAAGGGAAGGGGAAATCTTATATAGAGACGCGTTGAATACAGTAGTCTAGTAACTTGATCCAAAATAACGTGGTACAAGGTGGCGTTTTTCTATCTTTCAACCATCGGGAGTATTGTAAACAGTTTTCTTGGCATTTACGGACTACACATTCTTACTGGGTATGTGTACCACGATAAGCTACAAGGATACAGTATACATTCATTGCATAGCCATTACTTTGTTATTCATGCTGAAGCCAGATGGATGTCCATGACagttgatgatttcatcagTAAACAAAAGTGAAtgaaacaaaaacaagagaaagaaaatgaaataaaagaaaaaagaagattcaagGAACTCGTGACTGGGAATTTAAGGGGGGTTATAAAGcagaacaagctaaaagaaTTTAAGGTTAGGATTGAACATATTCCTCTTTCCGTCGCGACTTTTATCCTTTTATATCTAGCTTGCTTTTACCGCAGTTACTGTTACTACGGCCGACTTAGGATTAGGCTTTATCGATTGTTGGATTAAAGTCGTGTTTCACTTTACATAAAAACAATGCATGTCCGTAGTATAGTATAGTTATTCACACCCACCTTACATACGTTCATCCATCCATAGACCAGAAATCCAATTGATGTTGTGTTATCTTATTAGCTTTCGAAAGAGTATAAGGAGTAAATCATATTGCGTagatcaactttcaacttaAAGGACAACTAGACGAGTAGCACAATACATCATCGTATATCATCAGCAAACACCGAACATTTTCAACGGATCACCCATCAACCATTTAGTCCTCGTCACTACACGTTCattctcatcaatcaactcacATTCAACATAAaaaacatcttcttcgtctttaCAATTCACAACAGGACAATTACGATTAACAGGTTTGGTCGTAATATACAGCTCAACTCGATAACGCGATTGTGTCAAACGCATCATATAGGGTGGTAGagggaaaaaagaagaaatcagcCATTTTCATAATCGTTTGAAATCGTTCTTTTCCTATCATCATAACGATACCAAGACTTACATACCCATGTCCAATCAATCTGAATATCTAGCTCCAATAGCTTCACATCAACAACCTTTAAA
Coding sequences:
- a CDS encoding ribosomal protein L13; amino-acid sequence: MSNFSAQPIVIDGKGHLLGRLASVISKQILSGQKVTVVRCEEINASGSFFRNKLKYHNYLHKRHIVNPKKSGPFHFRAPSRILFKAIRGMVPHKTSRGAAALKRLELFEGVPPAQDKVKKMVVPAALRVLRLKPGRKFCTLKRISAEVGWNYKDVVDRLEEKRKVKGQAYFERKQAALKLRAKADASVAKDDKLAQFGY